From the Hordeum vulgare subsp. vulgare chromosome 1H, MorexV3_pseudomolecules_assembly, whole genome shotgun sequence genome, the window AATGTCCTCGAACATCAAACCTTTCTTTAGGTAAGACGTACAAATCGCGTTGGGTGTGCTACTTGGGAACATTCTAGCCtcaattgtcttgctcatgccaccgTCGACTAGAGCCATATCTGCAAGGCTAACATCACAAAACAAGGGAACTTTGTCATCCCTACCGGTGATTTTTGTATACCACTCCGCTTCTTTCTCAGTGAAGCCATCCTCATCCAACTCATTCACCGGGCCTTCATCATCCGACTCATCCACACAAGCACGCTGATAAACAATGTCAGGATCCATGTCATCATGCCTTACTTGAGCATCTACGTCACCAACAATGTTGTGTtgcctctcatactcttcgtCGGACTCATGACCATCATCTTTGATCGGTGCACTACCTCCAAACTCATATTGGGGATACTCATTGACTTGCACTTCTACTTTATGCTCAACAATAGGTGCCACACCAATATACGGGCTCAAATCATCTACTATGGGTTGGTTCAAGTCAACATGAAGAGGAGCATTGAGCACCGTACTAGCAAACACTTCGAGTGACTTGTCTATCGAGGATGCAACAGCCTCCTTGTATGCAACCCAATGCAAATTAGACTTGATAGGCATTGTCttcattcgacacttgtgtgtcgacccaacatcatatcttcctaataattctacttggtcacttggatcaacccacttcaatcttatccgagtttctgccacaacctcttcataagtaggactatcaagaaatgtcaacactttctcatatttgtcaacaatagcaacattcatgaatgcctctttgtcaacataatgaaTATTTACAATCTTGTCCATCTAAAAAAGGGGACAAAATTACCAATTCTAAGTATAACAAAACATTACCCTAACCATTTGCATCCAAATTAGGCATTAACACAAACCCTAATCCTAAACCTTGTTCATCCAAATTAGGCATAACACAAAACCTAACACTAACCCTAACCCTTGTCCAACCAAACTAGGCATAACCCTAACCATAACACTAAATCTTCTCAATAATAAAAAACCAACCAATACAATGCAACATAAATAGAACACCTAGTGCAAAAAAAActacacaaatacaaaatcattgtaaaaaataattgaagggattggaggagcttagcggcctcttcgatttgccccaaagaaccaactaaaaggttgagggaggagggagatcgaaggggtggatcttgaggacaagggagagctttttcgtgcaAGGAAAAACAAGGGGAGAGGAGAAATGGTGGTTGGTGGACGAGGGGGTCGGGGTGACAGAATATAAAGGCAAGAAACGCCATAGCAACTCACGTttcacctcaggtctgcaacgcTACATTAGACAGACGTTTCAACGAAGGTCTGCAACGCCACAATAGAGTGGCGTTTCATAAGAGGGATGCAACTCCACGGCCTATGGCATTTCAAGAAAAAGGTCAAAACGTGAAATTCTTTCGAAACGAGTTCGTTGCGTGATTAACTTGCACCCCTAGGATTAAAACAGTGAAAAATCCTAAACTAAGCTCGCATGATGCTACATACATGATGATAGTACGTCTGGATATATGCATGCTAATACGATATTTTGGGGATGGCGAGCAGCACTGTGTGCCTGCACCCGCATGCGCAGCACCGGCGCGCTCTGTCCGGGCAGGATGGAAGTCTTTGGGTTGGATCGGATCGGCCATGACAGGCACTGCTCCCGTCCGTCCAAGAATGGCACTGTTTGACGGCACGCACGCAAGGGCAAGACGGGAGGGATTTAGCGTGCGCGGCTGATGGGGATATTTTGCTTGCGGGGAAGTGCGACAAAGATGGCTTTTCTGACCGCGACCGTCTCGCGAGCGGTCATCGCGGCCGAGCCGTACAATTGTCACGCGCGGCGCGGCGACACGAGGAGGCGGGGTGGCCGGCCGGGTCGTGGTCGCGCATGCACCAGGCCTCCAGGGAGCACGGACGGGACGGGCGTGCGTGCACGTATATAACTGCCTAccgcccggcgccgccccgctccGCGCTCGGACACGCGAATTACAGTCACTCCCACACCACCAGGTCGCCGAGGTCGGTCATTGGGTTGGGTCCGGCGGCCTCCGTTGGCTCGCCGCGCGGCTTGGGCGATTTCCGGTTAGTATGAGCGAGGGAACGCGGAAGATGCGGCGGCTGCGCGTcgccagcggcggcggcggggggagcAGCAAGGCGAACGCGAGCGGCGCCATCGCCGACGAGTGGAGCAGCGGGGGGCGCGGCATTGGGGCGCGGATCCGCGGGGTGAACGTGGGGATACTGGACGAGCAGGTGCTGGTTCTGGTGTTCCGGGCGCTCAACTGGGACCCGCAGGCGCTGTGCTCCGTGGCGCGGGTCAGCCGGCGTCTGCGGGCGGTCGCGGAGCGCGTGCTGTGGCGGGAGCTCTGCGCCTCGCGGGCGCCGCGGATGGTGTCCGCGCTCACCACGGGGCCGTCGGCCTCGTCGGGCTCGGGCCGCGTGGGCGGCGGGTGGCCGGCGCTGGCGAAGCTGCTCCTCTTCTGCTGCGGCGCGGCGGGCGCGGGCGTGCGGGGCCACTTCGCGCCCGTGTCGCGCTTCTCCAAGACGTCCGGGCGGAGCTTCCTGTCGCGGCGGTGCGGCGGGGACCTGCTGTACGTGTCGGACCCGTGCGAGCACGCGGCGGCCGCCGACGACGAGGACGTGGGCGCCTACCGCGGCGTGTTCCGCGGCTTCATGCGCTCCCGCACGCGCGCCTGCCTGGTGGGCGGCCGCGCCCCGCTAGACCCCTGCGTGCGCTGCCCCTACTGCGGCGCGCGCGTCTGGAGCGTCACGGCGGCCGGCCTGGCGCCGCGCAGCGCGTGCCGCCGCCTCGGGGCGCACGAGGGACGCCTCGAGTACTTCGTCTGCGTCAGCGGCCACCTCCACGGCAGCTGCTGGCTGGCGCGCCTCTCCTCCAGCGACGGCGAGGACTCGGAGTCCGACGACGGCCGGTTCACTGCCGCCGACAGCGACGACGGGCACATGGAGCTGTGACGCGAAGAGCTGGTCTTAGCCACATGAAAATGTAGTGCCGTTGAAGCATATTCCTTCCCGTTTGTTTTGTTGGCTTTATATAATCCCGTGTCTCCTGTGGTCTGTCTTGTTGCAAACTTGCAATCCATTGTGCACAGCTGTTTCTTTTAACGGTTCAGAAGCGACGTGCGTGCATTCGAAATTCAGAGTTTCAGATTAAATCAAAGTGCTGCATATCATCCGCTGCCGCACAGGAGGTGCCGCCGAGAAATATCATTATCGCCACGTGCACGCCGACGATTTTGGGGGTCACGAAAAATCATCCGCTGCTCGTTGGATCCCCGCCAAGCAGGTGGGTAAACGAAACTGAATGTCTGATGTCGTTGGATCATGCAGTGCAGATTTGCTTGTACAGCGTTCCTGGGCGGAAGTACATGAAACCATTGCCTGTGGTGGACTTCGGACGGAGTGCTCGCTAATGCTGTTAAGCACTTGCGGGTGATGGCAAGGTACAGTTTATATGATGGCCCATTGATCCCTCAACATGTGTGATGGCGCATTGCCTGTAATCAAGGTGGTGAATCAAACACTGATGCTCATTATCTTACAGATTCTCATGTAATCGCAATGTTGGAACGCCATACTTACTCGTGTCCTCCATTTGACAGTTAATGAATATCCACCACCCATCTTCCGTTGAGAAGGAAAGATAATATGCTGCGCTGCTTACCCCGGATTCGTATGTGCCATTCGGATTTGCTTACGAGTTTACAACACCAAGCTGCCATTCGGATTTGCTTACAAGTTCACAACACCAAGCTGCAGGTAATCGAGCAAGGGTTTTCTTATCCTCTCCAGATTTCTGACTGCGGTTCAGTAGGTTATCTCTGAATCCTGAAATGTCGTTGCTCCTCAGCAAGATATCTCTCAATTCAGTAACGTCGTTGGGTAGGCCAGCAGCAGCAAGCAGACTTAGCCGCTGGACCCATACCGTTTTACGGTGCACCTCGGCGTATAGACACACTTCCACCTTTCCAGTTTATTAGGCTCATCATATAATTTTGCAACTACTGCAGAGAGAGACCTCACCTAGACACCCATGTACGGACGTACCTGTAAAAGGTTTACACTGGAAACAGTATAGCATAGGTACCAGAGAGTCTTTATAGCCACTGAATTTATAATACTGAGTACTGTTAGAATAAACCTTGCAGTTCGAACTAGTGTGACCTGCAGTTCAGGTTCAGGCTAGTGCAGGTGTTAGGAGTTTCAGTTAGCAGTTTTACTTCGCCAGCAGTGTCTGTTAGATACGCCGCGAGAATAGCTCGTCAGGGCGTCGATTTAGTCCGAGTCCCGCGCTCTGACCtgctcgtgggatggcacgagcgTTGTGGGAAGAGTGGCGTCTAGTTCGGTGGCTTAGTGCCCCGTTTTTAGTTGATGTAATCAGGCATAAAAGGTGGATCAGAAATACCAGAAAACTGCGGCAGTCGAGCGCAGGCAAAAACCTCTCTCTTCGCCTACCTCTCCTCATCAATCCACAACTCGTTTAGTTTGTCGTTTGAATCCAACAATTGGCATTAGAGCCCTATTCCGATCCCCATCATGACTGGAACCGATGATTCCAGCAGCAAGTCGCCATTGACGCCGCGAGCAAGGATCTCCGACGGGACAGACGTCGCCGTGGCGGAGAGATCCATGGCGCGGGTGGTGCGCGACACGGGCGGAGCGGTCTGGCCGCTGCTGACCAAGACGAACTACACCGACTGGGCGGTACTGATGCAAGTGATGATAGAGGGTCGTCATCTGTGGGACGCCGTGCAGACAGGAACCGCCGAACGGAGCGATGATCGCCTCGCGCTGGAGGCGATCCTGCGTGGCGTGCCACCGGAGATGGCACCCACCCTCACGTCCAAGGCTACGGCTAAGGACGCATGGGACACTCTCAAGACCATGCGCCTCGGCGTGGCACGTGTCCGCGAGGCCAAGTTCGTGACGATCTCCAGACAGTACAACGACATCCGCTTCGCTGACGGCGAGACCATCGATGACTTCGCCATGCGCCTCACCAACATGGTGGTACAGATGGCGCAGCTCGGGGAGACCATGCCAGACAAGCGGGTGGTTCGCAAATTCCTCTCCGTGGTCCCAAAGAGGTATTCTCATATCGCTCTGTCAATCGAAACCCTAGTTGATCTGGATACGCTCTCTGTGGAAGAGCTCACCGGCAGGCTGAAAGCCGCAGAAGAGAGATATGATCTCGACCAGACAGAGTCTGGGGTGGGACGTCTTCTTCTCACGGAGGAGGAGTGGAACGCGCGGTCGAAAGGCCGCGGTGGCTCGTCGAGCGGTGCGCCCTGCGGCGGGCGTCGTGGCAGAGGCCGCGGGCGCGGCCGTGGCGGAGGCCGCGACAACGGGAACGACAAGCAGTCCGCCAACGACGACGACCGCGACAAGTGTCACTACTGCGGCGAAGCAGGCCACTGGATCAAGGACTGCcgcaagaagaagagggaggaggaggcgaacCTGACCCAGGCACAGGGCGCCGATGATGAAGATCCCACCTTCCTCATGGCGGAGGTGTGCACCGTCACCGACGACACCGGCATCGTCGACGACTACATCGAACTCGTCGAAGAACACGCTGAAGTCCACCTCGGACGGAAATCCTACCTTGCTTTTAGGCGGATCAAGGACTGCcgcaagaagaagagggaggaggaggcgaacCTGACCCAGGCACAGGGCGCCGATGATGAAGATCCCACCTTCCTCATGGCGGAGGTGTGCACCGTCACCGACGACACCGGCATCGTCGACGACTACATCGAACTCGTCGAAGAACACGCTGAAGTCCACCTCGGACGCACGGAAGAAGAGTACGACTCCAAGTGGTACCTGGACACAGGAGCCTCCAATCACATGTCGGGCAGCGCGGCGTGCTTCAACGAGCTCGATCGCAGCGTCTCCGGCACCGTCAAGTTCGGAGACGGGTCTGTGGTCGCGATCCATGGACGCGGCTCCGTCCTCTTCGCCGACTGCAATGGAGGGCACCGTGTGCTTACCGGCGTCTACTTCATCCCTCGCCTCCGGAGCAGCATCGTCGGCATCGGGCAGCTGGACGAGAGCGGCTGGAAGACGGTGATCGTCGACGTGGTCTTCACCCTCAGCGATCGCCGCGGACAGGTGTTTGCGTGCGCAGCTAGGGCGCGAAACCGCCTCTACCCATACGAGCTGCAACTGGCCAGGCCGGTGTGCCTAGCAGTACGTAGCAACACTGACGAGGCGTGGCGTTGGCACGCAAGGTACGGACATATGAACTTCACCTCGCTGCAATTGCTAAGCCGGCAGGGCATGGTGCGCGGTCTGCCAATGATCGAGCACGTCGACCAACTCTGCGATAGTTGCCTAGCCGGGAAGCAGCACCGGGCGCCGTTTCCTGACGAAGCACACTTTCGGGCGGAGCACAAGCTGGACCTGGTGCACGGCGATCTCTGTGGGCCGATAACTCCAGCGACTCCCTCTGGGCGCCGGTACTTCCTGCTCCTGGTAGATGATCTCTCCAGGTACATGTGGCTCACGCTGCTAACCAGCAAGGACGAGGCCCCAGATGCAATCCATCGCTTCCAGGAGCGTGTTGAAGTTGAGACCGGCCGCAAGCTCCGTGCTCTATGCACGGATCGCGGCGGTGAGTTCACGTCCATCGAGTTCGGCGAGTACTGCGCCGACTGTGGCGTGCAGCGACAGCTCACGACGCCCTACTCACCCCAGCACAACGGGGTGGTTGAGCGACGCAACCAGACGGTGGTCGCCATGGCGCGAAGCATGATGAAGGCGACGGGGATGCCCGGCAAGTTCTGGGGCGAGGCGGTCACCACGGCGATCTTCATACTCAATCGAGCACCGACGAAGAGCGTGCGTGGCATGACCCCGTACGAGGCCTGGCATGGTGCACGACCAGCGGTACACTTCCTTCGCACATTTGGGTGTGTGGCGCATGTCAAGAACGTCCACCGGCATCTGAAGAAGCTCGACAACAGATCAACGCCAATGGTCTTCATCGGGTATGAGGACGGCGGCAAGGCATACCGCGTGTTCGATCCAGTGGGCGGCAAGGTTCATGTGACCCGAGATGCCGTCTTCGACGAGGCAGCTCACTGGAACTGGGAGGCCGGGGATCACGCCGCCGATCACAACACCTTCACCGTCGACTACGAAGTGTACCGAGTCCCTGCGATGGCCGGCAAGATCGTCCCCAACGCACCACCAAGAGAAGCAAGTGGTGCAACATCTCCGGCGGG encodes:
- the LOC123413530 gene encoding EID1-like F-box protein 3, with the protein product MSEGTRKMRRLRVASGGGGGSSKANASGAIADEWSSGGRGIGARIRGVNVGILDEQVLVLVFRALNWDPQALCSVARVSRRLRAVAERVLWRELCASRAPRMVSALTTGPSASSGSGRVGGGWPALAKLLLFCCGAAGAGVRGHFAPVSRFSKTSGRSFLSRRCGGDLLYVSDPCEHAAAADDEDVGAYRGVFRGFMRSRTRACLVGGRAPLDPCVRCPYCGARVWSVTAAGLAPRSACRRLGAHEGRLEYFVCVSGHLHGSCWLARLSSSDGEDSESDDGRFTAADSDDGHMEL